The Candidatus Mycolicibacterium alkanivorans genome contains a region encoding:
- a CDS encoding tyrosine-type recombinase/integrase, whose protein sequence is MHVEPVWARTQLSAVSYSTVQAWTSELAQRRGAKVVRYAHGVLYGICEDAVRDSRLASNPCRGVKLPPIVKKPNVYLTGDQLHALARESGRYGSLVLLLGTAGLRWGEAAGLRVGDVDFLRRKILVHKNATGGSVESLKGGEHRTLAVAKYVVDELATTVAGKGRDELIWPSSTGGYLRPPATHDSWLSGAVARCQKTAAQSDPFPRVTAHDLRHTAASLAISNSANVKVVQRMLGHKSAAMTLDVYADLFDDDLVAVADKLDRSVGKLWAPGLGLDA, encoded by the coding sequence GTGCACGTCGAGCCCGTGTGGGCTCGTACGCAGTTGTCGGCTGTCTCCTACTCAACTGTGCAGGCGTGGACCTCCGAGCTGGCGCAGCGCCGTGGTGCGAAAGTGGTTCGGTACGCGCACGGTGTGCTGTACGGGATCTGCGAGGACGCTGTCAGGGACAGCCGGCTGGCGTCCAACCCGTGTCGCGGCGTGAAACTCCCCCCGATCGTGAAGAAGCCGAACGTCTATCTCACCGGTGATCAGCTGCACGCGCTGGCACGCGAGTCGGGGCGGTACGGGTCGCTGGTGTTGCTGTTGGGCACGGCCGGTTTGCGGTGGGGTGAGGCCGCCGGCCTCCGGGTAGGTGATGTCGATTTCCTGCGTCGCAAGATCCTGGTCCACAAGAATGCGACCGGAGGCAGCGTGGAGTCGTTGAAAGGTGGCGAGCACCGGACCCTGGCGGTCGCCAAATACGTCGTAGACGAGTTGGCAACGACAGTGGCCGGTAAGGGTCGGGATGAGCTGATCTGGCCGTCGAGCACTGGAGGCTATCTGCGACCACCGGCGACGCATGACTCGTGGCTATCCGGTGCGGTGGCGCGCTGCCAGAAGACGGCCGCCCAGAGCGATCCGTTCCCGCGGGTGACGGCCCACGATCTTCGGCACACGGCTGCCTCGTTGGCGATCTCCAATAGCGCGAACGTGAAAGTCGTGCAACGGATGCTCGGGCACAAGTCGGCTGCGATGACCTTGGATGTGTACGCAGATCTTTTCGACGACGATTTGGTCGCGGTCGCTGACAAGCTGGATCGAAGTGTGGGCAAATTGTGGGCACCGGGCTTGGGGCTGGACGCCTAG
- a CDS encoding helix-turn-helix domain-containing protein, with amino-acid sequence MASDSKTTGRPLGPSGEAVRSNIVRIREAKMMPVTGLSERLETLGRPIPPLGLRRIEAGTRRVDVDDLVAIAIALGVSPASLLMPEVSSIAHDDLVSVTGWHKPITATVVWGWLTSARPLVRGTLGSFIDHALPQWDRDRWSTKIVGADGDDQ; translated from the coding sequence ATGGCAAGTGACTCAAAGACCACCGGACGACCCTTGGGACCCTCTGGTGAAGCAGTTAGATCCAACATCGTGCGGATACGTGAGGCGAAGATGATGCCGGTGACAGGGCTGTCCGAGCGGCTGGAGACCTTGGGGCGCCCCATTCCACCGCTCGGCCTCCGCAGGATCGAGGCCGGCACACGCCGCGTCGATGTCGACGACCTGGTGGCAATTGCGATCGCGCTCGGCGTGTCCCCGGCCAGTCTGCTTATGCCTGAGGTCTCCTCGATCGCGCATGACGACCTGGTGTCCGTCACGGGGTGGCATAAGCCCATAACAGCGACGGTGGTGTGGGGCTGGCTGACCTCGGCTAGGCCGCTCGTCAGAGGGACACTCGGCTCATTCATCGACCACGCGCTACCGCAGTGGGATAGGGATCGTTGGTCAACGAAAATAGTGGGCGCCGATGGCGACGATCAGTAA
- a CDS encoding helix-turn-helix domain-containing protein, protein MTTAEVAEYLKASKASLDQDRYLKRGLPYVRIGRRVRYRREDVLNYLSANSFGSGDVA, encoded by the coding sequence ATGACTACCGCCGAGGTGGCGGAATACCTCAAGGCAAGCAAGGCATCACTCGACCAGGACCGCTATCTGAAGCGCGGGTTACCGTACGTACGAATTGGTAGGCGCGTCCGCTACCGGCGCGAGGATGTTCTGAACTACCTATCTGCCAACTCATTTGGTAGCGGTGACGTCGCGTGA
- a CDS encoding bifunctional DNA primase/polymerase → MTADDLHAEAIAIRSLGATVLDSTDIGAYAIEYAIAGWRVHPLRGSDGKRPVLADWTNRATSDVNQVTAWWGGRYRGYNIGAPLPDPVMVLDVETTEGHGVDGVGALEHLEADNTPIGHTLTTITGSGGLHIWLRRPPGRLTATRLPGGVELRASSVMQCVLPPSVNPRTRRAYRWSDPHAPVAAPPRWLIDLLRPEKQPRPATPPRPRMRHDPLGGFFTGSIADQYSSATSWQDILAPHGWTCLDPDPDADGARWRHPTATSPWSATIQHGCLFVYSPNTPFDVTEPGNPKGYTRFRAHAILNHGGDMSKAAKSLQETQQW, encoded by the coding sequence ATGACCGCCGACGACCTTCACGCCGAGGCGATCGCAATCCGAAGCCTCGGAGCCACCGTGCTCGACTCGACGGACATCGGCGCGTATGCGATCGAGTACGCGATCGCCGGTTGGCGCGTGCACCCCCTACGCGGCAGCGACGGCAAACGTCCCGTCCTAGCTGACTGGACTAACCGGGCCACCAGCGACGTCAACCAAGTCACCGCCTGGTGGGGCGGCCGATACCGTGGATACAACATCGGCGCACCCCTGCCCGACCCGGTGATGGTTCTCGACGTCGAAACCACCGAGGGTCACGGCGTCGACGGTGTCGGGGCGCTCGAACACCTCGAAGCCGATAACACCCCGATCGGTCACACCCTGACCACGATCACCGGGTCCGGCGGTCTTCACATCTGGCTACGACGACCACCCGGACGGCTCACCGCGACCCGCCTGCCCGGCGGGGTCGAGCTGCGTGCCTCCTCCGTGATGCAATGCGTGCTGCCGCCGTCGGTAAACCCGCGCACCCGGCGCGCCTACCGATGGTCAGACCCGCACGCCCCGGTCGCCGCACCCCCCCGCTGGCTGATCGACCTGCTGAGACCCGAGAAACAGCCTCGACCGGCAACGCCACCCCGACCACGAATGCGCCACGACCCTCTCGGAGGCTTCTTCACCGGCTCGATCGCCGACCAGTACAGCTCGGCCACGTCATGGCAAGACATCCTCGCGCCGCACGGTTGGACGTGCCTCGACCCGGATCCCGACGCCGACGGCGCACGCTGGCGTCACCCCACCGCCACCTCCCCCTGGTCGGCCACCATCCAACACGGATGCCTGTTCGTCTACTCCCCAAACACCCCATTCGACGTCACCGAACCGGGAAACCCCAAGGGCTACACCCGATTCCGTGCGCACGCGATACTCAACCACGGCGGCGACATGTCGAAAGCCGCGAAATCCCTTCAGGAGACCCAACAGTGGTGA
- a CDS encoding terminase large subunit domain-containing protein, translating to MRAGPKREVQAPPLTFDGWPAARARRRTKFIGEYLVCPRGRGANEPFRLRPFQREIIAGAFTPGVRSALVSVPRANGKSMLAAALGIAELFVGPPSAEVLCVASDARQAAIILKYARRMIELNPVLAERTQIFADRLYVPQNDAMLLPLPAEPGALHGHDPSLLIVDELHVVTEQVWEAVTSVSGKRPESLTLAISTPASTPDSVMWALVEHGRRGDDPSFFFREYCAPAGCATDDRKAWRVANPALACRNPFLAEDGLEAARRTIREPVFRQLRLGQWVTGVDQWLPFGSWDACRAGRDVGIGERVVLGFDGSASGDSTAIVGCTLSGHLFLVGLWENPGFPSWRVPRDEVDAAVDLAFARYDVAELACDPWGWRSEVETWAHRHGERRVLEWNTAAPQRMAPATDRLYQAVVTRAVTHDGDPGLAAHMAHAVAKTTAQGDLIAKDKRGSPRKIDAAIAAIVAFDRAAWHQTKSRKRTRSFV from the coding sequence GTGCGTGCTGGGCCTAAGCGGGAAGTGCAGGCGCCGCCGCTGACCTTCGACGGCTGGCCGGCCGCCCGGGCGCGGCGCCGCACGAAGTTCATCGGCGAATACCTGGTGTGCCCGCGCGGCCGGGGCGCCAACGAGCCGTTCCGGCTGCGGCCGTTCCAGCGGGAGATCATCGCGGGCGCGTTCACGCCGGGCGTCCGCTCCGCCCTCGTCAGCGTCCCGCGAGCCAACGGCAAGTCCATGCTGGCCGCCGCGCTCGGCATCGCAGAGCTGTTCGTCGGCCCGCCGTCCGCCGAGGTGCTGTGCGTGGCGTCCGACGCGAGGCAGGCGGCGATCATCCTCAAGTACGCGCGCCGCATGATCGAACTCAACCCGGTGCTGGCCGAGCGGACCCAAATCTTCGCCGACCGCCTGTACGTGCCGCAGAACGACGCCATGCTACTGCCGTTGCCGGCCGAGCCGGGAGCGTTGCACGGCCACGACCCGAGTCTGCTGATCGTCGACGAACTGCATGTGGTGACCGAGCAGGTGTGGGAGGCGGTCACCTCCGTGTCCGGTAAGAGACCGGAGTCGTTGACGCTGGCGATCTCCACCCCGGCGAGCACACCCGACAGTGTGATGTGGGCGTTGGTGGAGCACGGCCGCCGCGGTGATGATCCGTCGTTCTTCTTCCGCGAGTACTGCGCGCCGGCCGGCTGCGCGACTGATGACCGTAAGGCGTGGCGGGTGGCGAACCCGGCGTTGGCGTGCCGGAACCCGTTCCTGGCCGAGGATGGACTCGAGGCGGCCCGGCGCACGATCCGCGAGCCGGTGTTCCGGCAGCTGCGCCTCGGGCAGTGGGTGACCGGTGTCGATCAGTGGTTGCCGTTCGGCAGCTGGGACGCCTGCAGGGCCGGCCGCGATGTCGGGATCGGGGAACGGGTCGTCCTCGGCTTCGACGGGTCCGCGTCCGGCGATAGCACGGCGATCGTCGGCTGCACCCTGTCCGGGCACCTGTTCCTGGTCGGCCTGTGGGAGAACCCGGGCTTCCCGTCGTGGCGGGTGCCGCGCGACGAGGTCGACGCCGCCGTCGATCTGGCGTTCGCCAGATACGACGTGGCCGAGTTGGCGTGCGATCCGTGGGGCTGGCGTTCCGAGGTGGAGACGTGGGCGCACCGGCACGGGGAGCGACGGGTGCTGGAGTGGAACACCGCCGCACCGCAGCGCATGGCACCCGCGACGGACCGGCTGTATCAGGCGGTGGTGACCCGCGCGGTGACCCACGACGGGGATCCGGGTTTGGCCGCGCACATGGCGCACGCGGTGGCGAAGACCACGGCTCAGGGTGATCTGATCGCGAAGGACAAGCGCGGAAGTCCACGCAAGATCGACGCGGCGATCGCGGCGATCGTGGCGTTCGACCGGGCGGCCTGGCATCAAACCAAATCACGGAAACGGACGAGGAGCTTCGTGTGA